In Streptomyces sp. NBC_01707, a genomic segment contains:
- a CDS encoding sensor domain-containing protein, producing the protein MTMSPPVPDDDRLPPARFALDPWTWKEISYLLSNLPMALAGFVYTVFMIGVGVGLSVTVIGLPLLAAGLQGARLLGRAERGRARGLLGIRIDEPSSVALTRHDQGFFPWLWSSLKDPVGWRAVLYSFIRLPWGVLTFTVTLVSLFVLWPVLPFTARLLTNADRAMARGLLSPSDELERRIAELESDRGVVVDTAAADLRRIERDLHDGAQARLVALAMGLGLAKEKLTEDPEAAARMVDEAHGEVKVALQELRDLARGIHPAVLTDRGLDAALSAIASRCTVPVRVGVDLPGRPAEAIEGIAYFTVSELLQNVSKHSGARSASVEVWRSAERLLIRVSDDGRGGARMDGGTGMSGLAERLGAVDGLFVLDSPVGGPTTVTAELPWRDRDQGRDRGRDGAGAAERH; encoded by the coding sequence ATGACCATGAGCCCCCCGGTGCCCGACGACGACCGGCTGCCGCCCGCCCGCTTCGCCCTCGATCCGTGGACGTGGAAGGAGATCTCCTATCTCCTGTCCAACCTGCCGATGGCGCTCGCCGGGTTTGTTTACACAGTGTTCATGATCGGTGTCGGTGTGGGGCTTTCGGTCACGGTGATCGGTCTGCCGCTGCTGGCCGCCGGGCTGCAGGGGGCGCGGCTGCTCGGCCGGGCGGAGCGGGGCCGGGCCCGGGGGCTGCTCGGGATACGGATCGACGAGCCGAGCTCGGTGGCACTGACCCGTCACGACCAGGGCTTCTTTCCGTGGCTGTGGTCGAGCCTCAAGGATCCGGTGGGCTGGCGCGCGGTGCTGTACTCGTTCATCCGCCTGCCCTGGGGCGTGCTCACGTTCACGGTGACGCTTGTGAGCCTGTTCGTTCTGTGGCCCGTGCTGCCCTTCACCGCGCGTCTGCTCACCAACGCGGACCGGGCGATGGCGCGCGGGCTGCTCTCGCCGTCGGACGAGCTGGAGCGCCGGATCGCCGAGCTGGAGTCGGACCGCGGGGTGGTCGTGGACACGGCCGCCGCGGACCTGCGACGCATCGAGCGCGATCTGCACGACGGCGCCCAGGCCCGCCTCGTCGCCCTGGCGATGGGCCTGGGTCTGGCGAAGGAGAAGCTCACCGAGGACCCCGAGGCGGCCGCCCGCATGGTCGACGAGGCACACGGCGAAGTGAAGGTCGCCCTCCAGGAACTCCGCGACCTCGCCCGCGGCATCCACCCCGCCGTCCTCACCGACCGCGGCCTGGACGCCGCACTCTCCGCCATCGCCTCCCGCTGCACCGTCCCCGTGCGGGTGGGGGTGGACCTGCCGGGGCGTCCGGCGGAGGCGATCGAGGGCATCGCGTACTTCACCGTCTCCGAGCTGCTGCAGAACGTGAGCAAACACAGCGGGGCGCGCTCGGCGTCCGTCGAGGTCTGGCGGTCGGCGGAGCGGCTGCTGATCCGGGTCAGCGACGACGGCCGGGGTGGGGCGCGGATGGACGGCGGTACGGGGATGTCGGGGCTGGCGGAGCGGCTGGGAGCGGTCGACGGGCTGTTCGTCCTGGACTCGCCGGTCGGCGGGCCGACGACGGTCACCGCGGAGCTGCCCTGGCGGGACCGCGACCAGGGGCGGGACCGGGGTCGGGACGGCGCGGGCGCCGCAGAACGCCATTAG
- a CDS encoding NADH-quinone oxidoreductase subunit B: protein MDVTSPQTPEPQPRPETTLLPEPKRLGVLSRLAPEPMKVVLNWGRRYSLWVFNFGLACCAIEFIAASMARHDFIRLGVIPFAPGPRQADLMIVSGTVTDKMAPAVKRLYEQMPEPKYVISFGACSNCGGPYWDSYSVTKGVDQIIPVDVYVPGCPPRPEALLQGILKLQEKIARESLGERYATGGGSRPSTAALRSGLVAAPPAPGEDRK from the coding sequence ATGGACGTGACGAGCCCGCAGACCCCCGAGCCGCAGCCCCGGCCCGAAACGACACTGCTGCCGGAGCCGAAACGGCTCGGCGTGCTGTCCCGGCTCGCACCGGAGCCGATGAAGGTGGTCCTCAACTGGGGGCGCCGCTACAGCCTCTGGGTCTTCAACTTCGGCCTCGCCTGCTGCGCCATCGAATTCATCGCCGCGTCCATGGCCCGGCACGACTTCATCCGGCTCGGCGTGATCCCGTTCGCCCCCGGCCCCCGCCAGGCCGACCTCATGATCGTTTCCGGCACGGTGACGGACAAGATGGCTCCGGCCGTCAAGCGGCTGTACGAGCAGATGCCGGAGCCCAAGTACGTCATCTCCTTCGGCGCCTGCTCGAACTGCGGCGGCCCCTACTGGGACTCGTACTCCGTGACGAAGGGCGTCGACCAGATCATCCCCGTCGACGTCTACGTACCGGGCTGCCCGCCCCGGCCGGAGGCCCTGCTCCAGGGCATTCTCAAGCTGCAGGAGAAGATCGCCCGCGAGTCGCTGGGTGAGCGGTACGCGACGGGCGGCGGCAGCCGGCCCTCCACGGCCGCACTGCGCAGCGGCCTTGTCGCCGCGCCGCCCGCACCGGGGGAGGACCGTAAGTGA
- a CDS encoding response regulator transcription factor produces the protein MRVVIAEDSVLLREGLTRLLTDLGHDVVAGVGDAEALIKTVGDLAEGGELPDVVVADVRMPPTHTDEGVRAAVRLRKEYPGIGVLVLSQYVEEQYATELLAGSSRGVGYLLKDRVAEVREFVDAVVRVAQGGTALDPEVVAQLLGRSRKQDVLAGLTPREREVLGLMAEGRTNSAVAKQLVVSDGAVEKHVSNIFLKLGLSPSEGDHRRVLAVLTYLNS, from the coding sequence GTGCGAGTGGTCATTGCCGAGGATTCGGTACTGCTCCGGGAGGGGCTCACCCGATTGCTGACCGATCTCGGGCACGACGTCGTCGCGGGGGTAGGAGACGCCGAGGCTCTGATCAAGACCGTGGGCGATCTTGCCGAGGGGGGCGAGCTGCCCGATGTGGTCGTCGCCGACGTGCGGATGCCGCCGACCCACACCGACGAGGGTGTGCGGGCTGCGGTGCGGCTGCGCAAGGAGTATCCCGGCATCGGGGTCCTGGTCCTCTCGCAGTACGTCGAGGAGCAGTACGCCACCGAATTGCTGGCCGGCAGCAGCCGTGGTGTGGGCTATCTGCTGAAGGACCGGGTGGCGGAGGTCCGTGAGTTCGTGGACGCCGTGGTCCGGGTGGCGCAGGGCGGCACGGCGCTGGACCCTGAAGTTGTGGCTCAGCTGCTGGGCCGAAGCCGTAAGCAGGACGTCCTGGCCGGGCTGACGCCGCGCGAGCGCGAGGTGCTCGGTCTGATGGCGGAGGGGCGGACCAACTCGGCGGTCGCGAAGCAGCTGGTGGTGAGCGACGGCGCGGTGGAGAAGCACGTCAGCAACATCTTCCTGAAGCTCGGCCTGTCGCCCAGTGAGGGGGATCACCGCCGCGTCCTGGCCGTTCTGACCTACCTCAACTCCTGA
- a CDS encoding sensor domain-containing protein, protein MATAYGPDTRDHQRSGAGSGDNPPVKHFFPAVLRAPLEARTWREFGYLLLSLPISVVLFSFAITMTSLGAGLLITFLGIPVLALGLAMCRGFGVMERARARGLLKLQVAEPAPVRGRTGGLMSWVGAVLKSGVSWRHLLYALLHFPWAVFAFTVSLTFWAYGWAAFSYPLWQWVFPAYAGVDGIQLYGDATHDIYLDSPFELAATSAFGLALVLLTPWIIRGLASVDRVMVYGLLGPSRLASRVVELESDRGVVVDTAAADLRRIERDLHDGAQARLVALAMDLGLAKEKLTEDPEAAARMVDEAHGEVKVALQELRDLARGIHPAVLTDRGLDAALSAIASRCTVPVTVEVDLASRPAQAIEGIAYFTVSELLQNVSKHARATRATVDVWRTADRLLLQVTDNGRGGANLSAGSGLAGLAERLDAVDGVLVVDSPEGGPTRITAELPWRG, encoded by the coding sequence ATGGCCACGGCATACGGACCGGACACTCGGGACCATCAGCGGTCCGGTGCCGGCTCCGGGGACAACCCCCCGGTGAAGCACTTCTTCCCGGCGGTGCTGCGCGCGCCGCTGGAGGCGAGGACCTGGCGCGAGTTCGGCTATCTGCTGCTGAGTCTGCCGATCAGCGTGGTGCTCTTCAGCTTCGCGATCACCATGACGTCGCTGGGCGCGGGCCTGCTGATCACCTTTCTCGGCATCCCGGTCCTCGCCCTCGGTCTGGCGATGTGCCGAGGCTTCGGCGTGATGGAGCGGGCCCGGGCGCGGGGGCTGCTGAAGCTGCAGGTGGCGGAGCCGGCTCCGGTGCGCGGCAGGACGGGCGGCCTGATGTCGTGGGTGGGGGCGGTCCTGAAGAGCGGGGTGTCCTGGCGGCATCTGCTCTACGCGCTGCTGCACTTCCCGTGGGCGGTCTTCGCCTTCACCGTGTCGTTGACGTTCTGGGCGTACGGGTGGGCGGCGTTCAGCTACCCGCTGTGGCAGTGGGTGTTCCCTGCGTACGCGGGGGTCGACGGCATTCAGCTGTACGGCGACGCCACGCACGACATCTATCTCGACTCGCCGTTCGAGCTGGCCGCGACCAGCGCGTTCGGTCTGGCACTCGTCCTCCTCACCCCGTGGATCATCCGCGGTCTGGCGTCCGTGGACCGGGTGATGGTCTACGGGCTGCTCGGGCCGTCGCGGCTGGCGTCTCGCGTCGTCGAGCTGGAGTCGGACCGTGGGGTGGTCGTGGACACGGCCGCCGCGGACCTGCGACGCATCGAGCGCGATCTGCACGACGGCGCCCAGGCCCGCCTCGTCGCCCTGGCGATGGATCTGGGTCTGGCGAAGGAGAAGCTCACCGAGGACCCCGAGGCGGCCGCCCGCATGGTCGACGAGGCACACGGCGAAGTGAAGGTCGCCCTCCAGGAACTCCGCGACCTCGCCCGCGGCATCCACCCCGCCGTCCTCACCGACCGCGGCCTGGACGCCGCACTCTCCGCCATCGCCTCCCGCTGCACCGTCCCGGTGACGGTCGAGGTGGATCTGGCGTCCCGGCCCGCGCAGGCCATCGAGGGCATCGCCTACTTCACCGTGTCCGAACTGCTGCAGAACGTCAGCAAGCACGCGCGGGCGACGCGCGCGACGGTCGACGTGTGGCGTACGGCCGACCGGCTGCTGCTCCAGGTCACCGACAACGGGCGGGGCGGCGCGAATCTGTCGGCGGGCAGCGGCCTCGCCGGTCTGGCCGAGCGGCTGGACGCGGTCGACGGTGTCCTTGTCGTCGATTCCCCGGAAGGCGGCCCGACGAGGATCACGGCCGAGCTCCCCTGGCGTGGCTGA
- a CDS encoding NADH-quinone oxidoreductase subunit A, with protein sequence MADLPGSTVLASDYFDSYSVVGLLALIGVLFVAVAFGAGRLLRPVVPTPEKLLTYECGVDPVGEGWAHTQVRYYVYAFLYVIFAVDSIFLFPWATVFAAPGYGATTLVEMFIFLGFLAVGLLYAWKKGVLEWT encoded by the coding sequence GTGGCGGACCTGCCAGGATCGACCGTTCTCGCGTCGGACTACTTCGACAGCTACTCGGTGGTCGGACTGCTCGCACTGATCGGCGTGCTGTTCGTGGCCGTGGCCTTCGGGGCCGGACGACTGCTGCGCCCCGTGGTACCGACACCGGAAAAACTCCTCACGTACGAGTGCGGCGTGGACCCCGTGGGTGAAGGATGGGCACATACCCAGGTCCGTTATTACGTCTATGCCTTTTTGTACGTGATCTTCGCCGTCGACTCGATCTTCCTGTTTCCATGGGCGACCGTATTCGCCGCGCCCGGATACGGCGCGACGACGCTGGTGGAAATGTTCATCTTCCTCGGTTTCCTGGCCGTGGGACTGCTCTACGCATGGAAGAAGGGCGTCCTCGAATGGACGTGA
- a CDS encoding APC family permease, with protein sequence MALDRPAYRIKRHLLGKPLTTERISDEKLSNRTALGVLASDCISSSAYGSEEMLRVLVPVVGAAAFTLLMPVTGAILFVLLLLTLCYSDVVMIYTRAGGSYVVARENFGPNIAQIASVALLVDYIVTVAVQVSAGTNALISLAHLIGGGWTGLDHLQLPVSVAVIVLLAYGNLRGIREAGRTFALPAYLFMAAVGLVLVVAAARGLTGGLPHADLHAPGVVPLGTPGNGWLYGASLFIVLRSFANGGSSLTGLEAISNGISAFREPQGRNARRTLITMSCVLGVLVLGVSTLAHFTHAVPYTDGTPTVIAQEAHLAFGNGPLGMVGLTFVQLATALVLYTGANTPFTGFPFLASFVAADRFLPRVLTRRGHRLAFSNGIIALTVVSLALLVVTGASVDKLVALYAIGVFTAFTMAGSGLTAYHLRRREPYRRVKIAVNGLAAVISAAVVLIFAVTKFTEGAWLVVVVFPLGVWALTRINREYRREAAALQSIQAPGADRPRVRRHLVFVLVDTLDLATLKALRYAHELRPDEIRAVHFSIDEAHGRRLAARWEATAATSVSLELVACPDRRLRHAMKELATRTTADGRTSLTVLVPRRLYSNALGKILHRGTGEAMAIALEQLPHVAVTILPFDVSRALRALAEGRAPQPD encoded by the coding sequence ATGGCCCTGGACCGTCCCGCGTACCGCATCAAACGGCATCTGCTCGGCAAGCCCCTCACCACCGAGCGCATCAGCGACGAGAAACTGAGCAACCGGACGGCGCTCGGGGTACTCGCCTCCGACTGCATCAGTTCGTCCGCGTACGGCTCCGAGGAGATGCTGCGGGTCCTCGTGCCCGTCGTCGGCGCGGCGGCCTTCACCCTGCTCATGCCGGTGACCGGCGCGATCCTGTTCGTCCTGCTGCTCCTGACGCTCTGTTACAGCGATGTCGTCATGATCTACACCCGGGCGGGCGGTTCGTACGTCGTCGCCCGGGAGAACTTCGGGCCGAACATCGCGCAGATCGCCTCCGTGGCGCTGCTCGTCGACTACATCGTGACCGTCGCCGTCCAGGTGTCGGCCGGCACGAACGCCCTCATCTCGCTCGCCCATCTGATCGGGGGCGGCTGGACCGGCCTGGACCATCTGCAGCTGCCGGTCTCCGTAGCGGTGATCGTGCTGCTCGCGTACGGCAATCTGCGTGGCATCCGCGAGGCGGGCCGGACGTTCGCACTGCCCGCCTATCTCTTCATGGCCGCGGTCGGTCTGGTGCTGGTCGTCGCCGCGGCGCGCGGGCTGACGGGCGGGCTGCCGCACGCCGATCTGCACGCGCCGGGGGTGGTGCCGCTGGGCACGCCGGGCAACGGCTGGCTCTACGGCGCCTCGCTCTTCATCGTGCTGCGGTCCTTCGCCAACGGCGGCTCGTCGCTCACCGGACTCGAAGCGATCTCCAACGGCATCTCCGCGTTCCGCGAGCCGCAGGGCCGCAACGCCCGCCGCACGCTCATCACCATGAGCTGTGTGCTGGGCGTCCTCGTCCTCGGCGTCTCCACCCTGGCGCATTTCACGCACGCCGTCCCGTACACCGACGGCACGCCGACCGTCATCGCACAGGAGGCCCATCTCGCGTTCGGCAACGGTCCGTTGGGGATGGTCGGGCTGACCTTCGTACAGCTGGCGACCGCGCTGGTCCTCTATACGGGCGCCAACACGCCGTTCACCGGCTTCCCGTTCCTCGCCAGTTTCGTGGCCGCGGACCGGTTCCTGCCGCGGGTGCTCACCCGACGCGGGCACCGGCTGGCGTTCTCCAACGGGATCATCGCGCTGACCGTCGTCTCGCTGGCGCTGCTGGTGGTCACCGGCGCCAGCGTGGACAAGCTCGTGGCGCTGTACGCGATCGGTGTGTTCACCGCGTTCACCATGGCCGGGTCCGGCCTCACCGCGTACCACCTGCGCCGCCGCGAGCCGTACCGCCGGGTGAAGATCGCGGTCAACGGGCTGGCCGCGGTCATTTCGGCCGCCGTGGTGCTGATCTTCGCGGTCACCAAATTCACCGAGGGCGCCTGGCTGGTCGTGGTGGTCTTTCCGCTCGGCGTCTGGGCGCTGACGCGGATCAACCGCGAGTACCGGCGCGAGGCCGCCGCGCTGCAGAGCATCCAGGCACCGGGCGCCGACCGGCCACGGGTCCGGCGCCATCTGGTCTTCGTCCTCGTCGACACGCTCGACCTGGCGACGCTGAAAGCACTGCGGTACGCCCACGAGCTGCGTCCGGACGAGATCCGGGCGGTGCACTTCTCGATCGACGAGGCGCACGGCAGACGGCTGGCCGCCCGCTGGGAGGCGACGGCCGCGACGTCCGTGTCGCTGGAGCTGGTGGCGTGCCCGGACCGGCGGCTGCGTCATGCGATGAAGGAACTCGCGACCCGGACCACAGCCGACGGGCGGACCTCGCTGACGGTGCTCGTGCCGCGGCGGCTGTACTCCAACGCGCTCGGGAAGATCCTGCACCGGGGTACCGGCGAGGCGATGGCCATCGCGCTGGAGCAGCTGCCGCACGTGGCGGTGACGATCCTGCCGTTCGACGTCTCGCGCGCACTGCGGGCGCTGGCGGAGGGGCGGGCCCCTCAACCCGACTGA
- a CDS encoding SDR family oxidoreductase, whose translation MSIVVTGATGELGRLVVDELLATVPASEIAAVVRNKEKAAGLAARGVELRIADYDRPETLSDAFKAGDRVLLISGNEVGRRVPQHTAVIDAAKAAGVAQLAYTGVLGGPDADFRLAAEHKVTERLILDSGLPHTFLRNGWYTENYTANLAPVLTHGAVVSNAGEGRVASATRADYAAAAAAVLTGEGHLGKAYELSGDVAWSLAEYAAEVSEATGKEIAYNDVPAAVHQEILVGAGLPEEFAAILVDVDEAIARGLLAGTNGDLARLIGRPTTPLAETVAAAVAAA comes from the coding sequence ATGAGCATCGTCGTCACCGGAGCCACCGGAGAGCTCGGCCGTCTCGTCGTCGACGAGTTGCTGGCCACCGTGCCCGCGAGCGAGATAGCCGCCGTCGTCCGCAACAAGGAGAAGGCCGCCGGCCTGGCCGCCCGCGGCGTCGAGCTGCGGATCGCCGACTACGACCGGCCCGAGACCCTCAGCGACGCCTTCAAGGCCGGGGACCGGGTCCTGCTCATCTCCGGCAACGAGGTGGGCAGGCGCGTGCCGCAGCACACCGCCGTCATCGACGCGGCCAAGGCGGCGGGCGTCGCGCAGCTCGCGTACACCGGCGTGCTGGGCGGCCCCGACGCCGACTTCCGGCTGGCCGCCGAGCACAAGGTCACCGAGCGGCTGATCCTCGACTCGGGTCTGCCCCACACCTTCCTGCGCAACGGCTGGTACACCGAGAACTACACGGCGAACCTCGCCCCCGTCCTGACGCACGGCGCCGTCGTCTCCAACGCGGGCGAGGGCCGGGTCGCCTCCGCCACGCGCGCCGACTACGCAGCCGCGGCGGCCGCCGTACTGACCGGCGAGGGCCACCTCGGCAAGGCCTACGAGCTGAGCGGCGACGTCGCCTGGTCGCTCGCGGAGTACGCGGCCGAGGTGTCGGAGGCCACCGGCAAGGAGATCGCGTACAACGACGTCCCCGCCGCCGTGCACCAGGAGATCCTGGTCGGCGCCGGTCTGCCCGAGGAGTTCGCGGCGATCCTGGTCGACGTCGACGAGGCGATCGCGCGCGGGCTGCTCGCCGGGACCAACGGCGACCTGGCCCGCCTGATCGGGCGCCCGACGACGCCGCTCGCCGAGACGGTGGCCGCCGCGGTCGCCGCCGCTTAG
- a CDS encoding winged helix-turn-helix transcriptional regulator, translating to MSVSKVPDVNRQMCPSRLVLEHVTSRWGVLVLAALLERSYRFSELRREVGGVSEKMLAQTLQTLERDGFVHRDAKPVIPPRVDYTLTELGKEAAEQVWGLARWTERRLDVVHAARETYDARKATQDQPG from the coding sequence ATGAGCGTAAGCAAGGTGCCGGATGTGAACCGGCAGATGTGCCCCTCCCGGCTGGTGCTCGAACACGTCACCAGCCGCTGGGGCGTCCTCGTCCTCGCCGCCCTGCTGGAGCGCTCGTACCGGTTCAGCGAACTGCGCCGCGAGGTCGGCGGCGTCAGCGAGAAGATGCTGGCCCAGACCCTCCAGACGCTGGAGCGCGACGGCTTCGTGCACCGGGACGCCAAGCCGGTGATCCCGCCACGGGTGGACTACACGCTCACCGAGCTGGGCAAGGAGGCTGCCGAGCAGGTGTGGGGGCTGGCGCGCTGGACCGAGCGGCGCCTCGACGTCGTACACGCGGCCCGCGAGACGTACGACGCACGGAAGGCCACGCAGGACCAGCCGGGCTGA
- a CDS encoding 2-oxoacid:acceptor oxidoreductase subunit alpha — protein MTSQVSSPADQADEANDADQASEAVLGEQRAPQSATPGADGKEIRRLDRVIIRFAGDSGDGMQLTGDRFTSETASFGNDLSTLPNFPAEIRAPAGTLPGVSSFQLHFADHDILTPGDAPNVLVAMNPAALKANIGDVPRGAEIIVNTDEFTKRPMAKVGYETSPLEDGSLQAYNVHPVPLTTLTIEALKEFGLSRKEAERSKNMFALGLLSWMYHRPTDGTEAFLRAKFAKKPEIAEANVAAFRAGWNFGETTEDFAVSYEVAPASHTFPTGTYRNISGNLALSYGLIAASRQADLPLYLGSYPITPASDILHELSKHKNFGVRTFQAEDEIAGIGAALGAAFGGSLAVTTTSGPGVALKSETIGLAVSLELPLLVIDIQRGGPSTGLPTKTEQADLLQAMYGRNGEAPVPIVAPRTPADCFDAAIDAARIALTYRTPVFLLSDGYLANGSEPWRIPDIDELPDLRVQFATGPNHELADGTEVFWPYKRDPHTLARPWAVPGTPGLEHRIGGIEKQDGTGNISYDPANHDFMVRTRQAKIDGIEVPDLEVDDPAGARTLVLGWGSTYGPITAAVRRLRAGGHPIAQAHLRHLNPFPRNLGEVLKRYDKVVVPEMNLGQLAALVRAKYLVDAHSYNQVNGMPFKAEQLATALKEAIDA, from the coding sequence GTGACCAGCCAGGTCAGTAGCCCAGCCGACCAGGCCGATGAGGCCAATGACGCCGATCAGGCCAGTGAGGCTGTTCTCGGGGAGCAGCGAGCCCCCCAGTCCGCAACGCCGGGCGCCGACGGGAAAGAGATCCGCCGCCTGGACCGGGTGATCATTCGCTTCGCGGGTGACTCCGGAGACGGTATGCAGCTCACAGGCGACCGGTTCACCTCCGAGACGGCGTCGTTCGGGAACGACCTGTCGACGCTGCCGAACTTCCCGGCCGAGATCCGGGCCCCCGCAGGCACCCTTCCGGGCGTCTCGTCGTTCCAGTTGCACTTCGCCGACCATGACATCCTCACGCCGGGCGACGCCCCGAACGTGCTGGTCGCGATGAACCCCGCCGCGCTCAAGGCGAACATCGGCGATGTGCCGCGCGGCGCCGAAATCATCGTCAACACGGATGAGTTCACCAAGCGCCCGATGGCGAAGGTGGGCTACGAGACCAGTCCGCTGGAGGACGGCTCGTTGCAGGCGTACAACGTCCATCCGGTGCCGCTGACGACGCTGACGATCGAGGCGCTGAAGGAGTTCGGACTCTCCCGCAAGGAGGCCGAGCGCTCGAAGAACATGTTCGCGCTCGGGCTGCTCTCCTGGATGTATCACCGGCCGACCGACGGCACCGAGGCGTTCCTGCGGGCGAAGTTCGCCAAGAAGCCGGAGATCGCCGAGGCGAACGTGGCCGCGTTCCGGGCGGGCTGGAATTTCGGTGAGACGACCGAGGACTTCGCGGTCAGCTACGAGGTGGCGCCCGCCTCGCACACCTTCCCCACCGGTACGTACCGGAACATCTCCGGGAACCTCGCCCTGTCGTACGGGCTGATCGCCGCGAGCCGGCAGGCGGATCTACCGCTCTACCTGGGCTCGTACCCGATCACCCCGGCCTCCGACATCCTGCACGAGCTCAGCAAGCACAAGAACTTCGGCGTCCGCACCTTCCAGGCGGAGGACGAGATCGCGGGCATCGGTGCCGCTCTCGGCGCGGCGTTCGGCGGCTCGCTCGCCGTGACGACGACGTCCGGGCCCGGTGTGGCCCTGAAGTCGGAGACCATCGGTCTCGCCGTCTCGCTCGAACTGCCGCTGCTCGTCATCGACATCCAGCGCGGCGGCCCGTCCACCGGTCTGCCCACCAAGACCGAGCAGGCGGACCTGCTCCAGGCGATGTACGGGCGCAACGGCGAGGCCCCGGTGCCGATCGTGGCGCCGAGGACCCCGGCCGACTGCTTCGACGCCGCGATCGACGCGGCCCGGATCGCACTGACGTACCGCACACCGGTGTTCCTGCTCTCGGACGGCTACCTCGCCAACGGCTCCGAGCCGTGGCGGATCCCGGACATCGACGAGCTTCCGGACCTGCGTGTGCAGTTCGCCACCGGGCCCAACCACGAACTGGCCGACGGCACCGAGGTGTTCTGGCCGTACAAGCGCGACCCGCACACCCTGGCCCGCCCGTGGGCCGTTCCCGGCACGCCCGGTCTCGAACACCGCATCGGCGGCATCGAGAAGCAGGACGGCACCGGCAACATCTCGTACGACCCGGCGAACCACGACTTCATGGTCCGCACCCGCCAGGCGAAGATCGACGGCATCGAGGTCCCCGACCTCGAGGTCGACGACCCGGCCGGCGCCCGGACCCTGGTCCTGGGCTGGGGCTCCACGTACGGCCCGATCACCGCCGCCGTCCGCCGGCTGCGCGCGGGTGGGCATCCGATCGCCCAGGCCCATCTGCGCCATCTCAACCCCTTCCCGAGGAATCTCGGCGAGGTGTTGAAGCGTTACGACAAGGTGGTCGTCCCGGAGATGAACCTCGGCCAGCTGGCTGCGCTCGTCCGGGCGAAGTATCTGGTGGACGCCCACAGTTACAACCAGGTCAACGGTATGCCGTTCAAGGCCGAGCAGCTCGCGACAGCTCTCAAGGAGGCCATCGATGCCTAA
- a CDS encoding 2-oxoacid:ferredoxin oxidoreductase subunit beta, with translation MPNTDQALPAGLPALQLVPKAEARQSMKDFKSDQEVRWCPGCGDYAVLAAVQGFMPELGLAKENIVFVSGIGCSSRFPYYMNTYGMHSIHGRAPAIATGLASSRRDLSVWVVTGDGDALSIGGNHLIHALRRNVNLKILLFNNRIYGLTKGQYSPTSEVGKITKSTPMGSLDAPFNPVSLALGAEASFVARTVDSDRKHLTSVLREAAAHPGTALVEIYQNCNIFNDGAFEVLKDKDQAENAVIRLEHGQPIRFGTGQSKGVVRDPATGDLKVVEVTAENESQVLIHDAHAASPTTAFALSRLADPDTLHQTPIGVLRSVERPVYDTQMADQLDTAVEQNGKGDLAALLAGNDNWTVIG, from the coding sequence ATGCCTAACACCGACCAGGCACTCCCTGCCGGGCTCCCCGCCCTGCAGCTGGTGCCCAAGGCCGAGGCCAGGCAGTCCATGAAGGACTTCAAGTCCGACCAGGAAGTGCGCTGGTGCCCCGGTTGCGGTGACTACGCGGTCCTCGCCGCCGTGCAGGGCTTCATGCCCGAGCTCGGTCTGGCGAAGGAGAACATCGTCTTCGTCTCCGGCATCGGCTGCTCCTCCCGGTTCCCGTACTACATGAACACGTACGGGATGCACTCGATCCACGGCCGCGCCCCGGCCATCGCCACCGGCCTGGCCTCGTCGCGGCGCGACCTGTCCGTCTGGGTCGTCACGGGTGACGGCGACGCGCTGTCCATCGGCGGCAACCACCTGATCCACGCGCTGCGCCGCAATGTGAACCTGAAGATCCTGCTGTTCAACAACCGGATCTACGGGCTCACCAAGGGCCAGTACTCACCGACGAGCGAGGTCGGCAAGATCACCAAGTCGACGCCGATGGGGTCGCTCGACGCCCCCTTCAACCCGGTGTCGCTGGCCCTCGGCGCGGAGGCGTCGTTCGTCGCCCGCACCGTGGACTCCGACCGCAAGCACCTCACGAGCGTGCTGCGCGAGGCGGCGGCCCACCCCGGTACGGCGCTGGTGGAGATCTACCAGAACTGCAACATCTTCAACGACGGCGCGTTCGAGGTCCTCAAGGACAAGGACCAGGCCGAGAACGCGGTGATCCGGCTGGAGCACGGGCAGCCGATCCGCTTCGGCACCGGGCAGTCCAAGGGTGTCGTACGCGACCCGGCCACCGGTGACCTCAAGGTCGTCGAGGTCACCGCGGAGAACGAGTCGCAGGTCCTGATCCACGACGCGCACGCCGCCAGCCCCACCACGGCGTTCGCGCTCTCCCGGCTCGCCGACCCCGACACCCTGCACCAGACCCCGATCGGGGTGCTGCGCAGTGTGGAGCGCCCGGTCTACGACACACAGATGGCCGACCAGCTCGACACCGCGGTCGAGCAGAACGGCAAGGGCGACCTGGCCGCGCTGCTCGCCGGTAACGACAACTGGACGGTCATCGGCTAG